A stretch of DNA from Vespula pensylvanica isolate Volc-1 chromosome 6, ASM1446617v1, whole genome shotgun sequence:
CTTAGTCACtgttttttactattttttaaagaaaacgtAAGTGTCgtaaaaacgtaataatacgtataaaacTAAGGGACGATGccgaacgcgcgcgcgcgcgcgcgctcgctatttattttttatcaccgCTCGTAAAGGCGTTTCTCGGTTAAAATACGCGCGACACAGCCGACGCAGGATCGTCGACCGACGATCGGAAGGTCCTAACTCTTTCTCGTGATATAAGCAAGCAGGTCTCGTCGAgttcctctctccttcctatCGTCGAGTCGCGACGACAAACTTTTCTCGCCATTTTTCGCGATCGACGCGAAAGAGAGCGTCTATAAAGATGATGTTCGAGACGAGTATCGAACGAATCGTACGTACTATACTAatggatgataataataataatgaacatgtctaatatcgatcgatgctCGCCTCAGAAATAACACGGATAGCATCGCCGTCGCCGtggctttatttatttctcgctCGATCGACCGTTCGACCGTtcgtcaagaaaaaagaaaaagaaaaaaagaaaaagaaaaaagatgtaaagTGGACGCGTTTAGAAGAAAATCGGCGTAAAAGCGATTAGTCGCGTTTAAGGGTACCACTGCTGTCTATTAAAATgcaagaaaagtaaaatgcaCGAGCGAGATctcgtgtatgtgtgtttgtgcgtgtacgtgcgtctgtctgtctgtctgtccgtctgtctgtctgtgcGTAAGTAACGTATGCGTGAGAGAAGAACGAGGAatatgtgcgtgcgtacgttTCTATcccttttaatatttcgaatgtTCGTTCTGGCGGtatatgaagaagaaaaaaaaatcttagcaatcgatcgattcgtcttGTCTTTTATATTGTACTACAATTCGACGGCATCGATACAGCAATAATCGTTGCTGCCTCACGATACGGATGATGATGGATTATTAAAGGGAAGCCATTGTCGATTCATGCGAATCGCGACATTTTTATAGTGATTAAGGTCCCCCTCCGCGTAGTCCTTGTATCCTTTTTTTggatttcgaacgaaattaccAATGGATTCTTCGATGTTTATGGTCCATAGACGCAACTAGCTTTTCACATCGAAcgattcgttctctcttctttttcgcttTCTGTCTCTGAAAATTCTGAAGACTTCGTTCCTGTcgcaaagaaaataaggacaaacaagaaaagaagaaacgaagatacGTAAATATtcgatgtaaaaagaaaattgtgacTATGGACCGACAGATCGCGAAGCGTGGAAAACTAgttataattttctacgatcgaaCCGTATAGATCTTATCGacataataatacatattgcCAGATAATCTTTAAGGCACCCACATTCCATCCGTTAACGTGTCGTAAATCGAAAACCGAGGGATACAAATGCAACAAAAAGGAAtaagcaaaaagagagagagagagagagcgcgagagagagagagagagagagagNNNNNNNNNNagagagagagagagagagagagagagagagaaagagatagaggcaTCAGCCTAGAAAGATGAGCCGAAAGATAAGCAAGGAGTTTTCAATGTGAGAAAACGTAATAatccttcgttctcttttggCGAGTCGACAATCTATGATAGAAGTTTGGGTTAACGCGGCCAAGTCGAGAGTGTGTGcatgcgaaagagaaaaagacgcgCGGGcgttctattattattaatcgtcgaCGAAAGAGAACTCTCAAAAGCGttgtaaataatgtatataaggCTTTGTACATGTTGAATACTTCTAAtgtaaatggaaaagaaaaagtgagataCGGCGCACCCTAACGATTAATGTGAAcaaaagtaagtaaataagcgAATTAACTAATAAGTAGTAAACCATCATAAACTATCGTTGTGACGGCGGAGAAAGCGTAAGAGAAGCGTTTAACTTAAGTCCCAAGCGTAAATTAGTTAatgtgtaaataaattaaacgaggaagtaaaatattaaatgagaCAAAAACCTCAAATAATCAttggatatttataaatgaatccgctaaaagaagaaaaaaaaagaaagataaaaaggaaaaaatacaaGTAACGTAGGTTTCGACGAAGGAAAGGGAAACGATTATGAACGAGCGATTCGTTCTGTGAACACATAAATCGCTAATgaacaagaagaaacaaagaagaaaggaaataaaaaacgagaaacgttAATAGGATGAACACAGATATACGAGCAATGCATGTTCGATCCGCGGctattttataaagtatattcCATCGTTCGACTCCTTTCTCCTACGTCTCCGCTCTGCTTTCCTACCACCTCTTTTCCCCGTCCATACTGTTTTCCGCGATTAAACGAAGGTAATCACAATaatctttcttcgatcgttataTCCTTATATTCGTACCGCATTATCCGAACGTTCCTTTCATCTTAATATACTTTTGCTTTTATCCCAGCTCCcttctataagaaaaaaaaaaaaaagattttacgaaataaaagtcCAAAATGATCCAAGATAAGttcaaaataatgataaaatggCCGAGACAATGCAAACAAATTGAAAGACACCaagcgaaatatttttcaaaaaagcgTTACGTACTTTCTTTCGACTACATAatagttatatgtatatccaaaGACAGCCATCGTCATGAAAACGCGATCTTCGAGAGCCGAACAACAAAATCCGATTTAGTTCGATACTGTGatcttatccttttcttacGATTATCTTTCCATAcgaattcgtttaattatcgCGAACCGCCAAGATCTTTCCGCCATTGCCTGCCTGCGCGCATTAGGAACGCAGATGCGACAAGATTGTAAAACTTAGGTATTTCCAAATCGGATAAGAAACTCCGTTTCTTGATTTTGTATTGCTTCTTTAAGACTGTCCGATGatacagagaaaaaggataaataaatgtgTACCAATCTCtgaagaaaaatcattgatcTTATCTTCAATTTAACCCTGTTTTCGATGACTAAGATAATAGAGGAAACAAGGTCtaggaaattataaattttgggTCAAAATCAGAGTGGACATTTTCCAAGAAAACTATTTCTCTGctccatattttattaaaacgtcGATCGCGTCGGTTTGTTTGCTTCGACGAGCTGCGATCAATGGCGTGACATCAAAAAATGCCTTCTCGTgtacattaattaaattattcgttaaaatatattccatcATTTCCACGCTTCCTATCAAGGAAGCCACATGTAGGATGGTTTGACCGACCTTGTCAGTGGCGCGAAAATCCGCACCAAATTGTATCATACGCTTTACTATATTTAAATTCCCGCCCTTAATGGCTTCGTGAAGAGGCGTAGCACCCGATGAATCACGTGCATTTACAAGACCCGGATCCACAGCTAAGAGCAAATCTATTATCTCCTCGTGTCCGTTGAAAGCTATAAAAGTTGAAAATACCATAGAAAAAATGGATTTTAAATTGGACCCTAAAACCTATACTTAAATCAACAAACTCGTTAagcgattaaaaaagatattaaattcgaGTTTCTTATCTAAACTGTAAAAAGATTCGTGCATAATCACCGGCTATATGAAGAGAACTACGACCGTTGTTACTTCGAAGACTGATACTTTCAGGAGCGAAATCCAGAAATAATCGAAGTGCATTAACGTCACCAGAACGACAAATAATAAACGCAGGTATCCAACCGTCTTTGTTCCTTCTTAAAGGATCCGCCTTTGCTTCGAGTAATATCCTGATGCACTTGCACGCCTCGCTACCAATCTTCGTGCACGCTAACATCAGAGGCGTCCAATCGGCACGCTTCGAACAGTCGACGATTGCACctaaaatgagaaagaaagggtcagtaaaaaaaaaaagaaggcaaaagtaaaaaaaaaaggaaagaaaaatagcaaCGATGTCGCGAAATAAAGATCGATCGTTACCATCGAATGttagagaaattaattttgtgaGATATATTCCgacatataaaaatgaaaggagaaagtTCAAGCACGGCTCGCTTTGGAAAGCACCTTTTTCTATCAAGTATCGGAGAACGTGGGTACGCGCGAATTGCGCGGCTTCGTGCAACGGCCTTTTCATATCCTTGTTAACGACGTTGACTTTAAAGTCGGGCCTTTCGAAAGCATCGCACAAATACTCGACAACGTTCAGATGACCTTCGCGCGCTGCAACGTGCATAGGAGTGTCACCGGAAACCGAATGCCGAAAAGTCGTCCAATCCTGAACGTCGTACTTTAAAGTaagatttttgatttttaacaaATCTCCGTTTTGACAGGCATGTAAATAATCACGCGATAGGTTAGGTATTTCGATTCCCTTTGACATTTCAAACGCATTAATTTTTCTCAATAAAAGTGCGCGCGATTACTATTTCCTTTCGATTCTCGAGAAACGATCGCAAGTGGCACGACTCGGAACGATTGCGAATTTATCGTACGATCAAAGCAAACGATTCGGTAGAAATACTTTCGATATCACCAGATATCACAAACCGCATCGTGATGACACGGTACGTGCTGCCATCTGGTAATGGCGCTACTTTCGATTCAAATTGAGCGCGAAATTTAAAACGTTCGTTCGGTGATCGTATacgtgaaattaaaaaaacgcGAACAATGAATAGACATGGAAAGAATACGTTACCAAGGAATattatttccataaaaaatttcactttTCGTATTACGTACAAACGCTTTGCTTCGAAGGTAATTAACAACTTTACCTTTTAACGCTATATCTGCGCCCATGCATTATGTCGGCTCTATGAAACAATGCGATTAATTTTGTTCCAATCAAGTATTTCCGGGCAAGGCTTGCgtaatacgtgtatacattctcaagaaaaaacaattcgCGAGAAAATTACTTGTGTAAAGATTCAAGGTTCGGACAAAACTATGCTTAATACCATATAACTCTTCGTCGCCGTTTAGACGTAATCTTTGCTGCATCGCTCTATCTCCGTATCGATCCAACGAAATAATCCTGAAATATATCCAAGGAATAATGAGTAAATTCTCGTTAATGGTACCTCGTTATAGCGTAAATCATATACACTAATTCACATATTTgatcttatctttttaaaagggataagaaattttgttgaaatatcaatatttaaaagatttctCTATC
This window harbors:
- the LOC122630285 gene encoding ankyrin repeat domain-containing protein 16-like isoform X1 → MSKGIEIPNLSRDYLHACQNGDLLKIKNLTLKYDVQDWTTFRHSVSGDTPMHVAAREGHLNVVEYLCDAFERPDFKVNVVNKDMKRPLHEAAQFARTHVLRYLIEKGAIVDCSKRADWTPLMLACTKIGSEACKCIRILLEAKADPLRRNKDGWIPAFIICRSGDVNALRLFLDFAPESISLRSNNGRSSLHIAAFNGHEEIIDLLLAVDPGLVNARDSSGATPLHEAIKGGNLNIVKRMIQFGADFRATDKVGQTILHVASLIGSVEMMEYILTNNLINVHEKAFFDVTPLIAARRSKQTDAIDVLIKYGAEK
- the LOC122630285 gene encoding ankyrin repeat domain-containing protein 16-like isoform X2 — translated: MVTIGSERVILKRSEKTEEIFMIISLDRYGDRAMQQRLRLNGDEELYGAIVDCSKRADWTPLMLACTKIGSEACKCIRILLEAKADPLRRNKDGWIPAFIICRSGDVNALRLFLDFAPESISLRSNNGRSSLHIAAFNGHEEIIDLLLAVDPGLVNARDSSGATPLHEAIKGGNLNIVKRMIQFGADFRATDKVGQTILHVASLIGSVEMMEYILTNNLINVHEKAFFDVTPLIAARRSKQTDAIDVLIKYGAEK